Proteins encoded within one genomic window of Halodesulfovibrio sp. MK-HDV:
- a CDS encoding chaperone modulator CbpM → MTRTILELQMISEELPVQSDRIAWAQFLELTGIHPSKLGELLEMEWIIPAKAADKHYLFTRKDVFRVRKLIRICDDFSLTPTGGSIIVDLLERVQDLERKVEELESGAE, encoded by the coding sequence ATGACACGTACTATTCTGGAGTTACAGATGATATCTGAAGAATTGCCTGTTCAATCGGATCGCATTGCATGGGCTCAATTTTTAGAGCTTACGGGAATTCATCCTTCTAAATTGGGCGAGTTGCTTGAGATGGAATGGATTATTCCTGCGAAGGCTGCGGATAAGCATTACTTGTTTACTCGTAAGGACGTTTTTCGCGTCCGCAAGCTTATCCGTATTTGTGATGATTTTAGTCTAACTCCGACAGGCGGTTCGATCATTGTTGATTTGCTCGAACGTGTTCAGGATTTAGAACGTAAAGTTGAAGAGCTTGAGTCTGGCGCGGAATAA
- a CDS encoding DnaJ C-terminal domain-containing protein, protein MSVEYKDYYKILGVSKTAEKDEISRAFKKIARKYHPDLNPDDAEAETKFKEANEAHEVLKDPEKRRMYDQLGPNWQQGQHFNGGGGGGYQNMNFGGGGDFSDFFENMFGGGGGGFQGGGGFQGFGGQGGGYGSRQQRGRDVEASLSLTLEEAYHGGRKSITLSDGGGGTKALEVNIPAGIKDGARIRLSGQGDQGYGGGASGDLYLKVKIAAHHRFTLDGLNVLLELPLSPWEAALGAEVTVPTLDGNVSLRIAAGSGSGRKLRLRNKGLGTGSNKGDQFVRIKVVVPESTTDKQKELWEELSKEFEDFTPREF, encoded by the coding sequence ATGTCTGTTGAGTATAAAGATTATTATAAAATTTTAGGTGTTTCCAAAACCGCAGAGAAAGATGAGATTTCTCGTGCGTTTAAGAAAATTGCGCGAAAATACCATCCTGACTTGAACCCGGATGATGCTGAAGCCGAAACAAAATTTAAAGAAGCGAACGAAGCGCATGAAGTGCTTAAAGATCCTGAAAAACGTCGCATGTATGATCAGCTTGGCCCTAACTGGCAGCAAGGTCAGCACTTTAATGGTGGCGGCGGAGGCGGCTATCAGAATATGAACTTTGGTGGTGGCGGCGATTTTAGTGACTTCTTTGAAAACATGTTTGGTGGCGGCGGTGGTGGCTTCCAAGGTGGAGGCGGTTTTCAGGGCTTTGGTGGACAAGGTGGCGGCTACGGCAGTCGTCAGCAGCGTGGGCGTGATGTCGAAGCTTCTTTGTCCTTAACTTTGGAAGAAGCATACCACGGCGGTCGTAAATCCATTACTCTTTCAGACGGTGGCGGCGGTACAAAGGCGCTGGAAGTTAACATTCCTGCTGGTATTAAGGATGGCGCACGTATTCGTTTGTCCGGTCAGGGTGATCAGGGCTATGGTGGCGGTGCATCAGGCGATTTGTATCTTAAAGTAAAAATCGCTGCACATCATCGTTTTACCCTTGATGGTTTGAATGTTCTTCTCGAATTACCATTATCCCCATGGGAAGCAGCTCTTGGTGCAGAAGTAACCGTACCTACGCTTGATGGTAACGTAAGCCTGCGTATTGCAGCCGGCAGCGGCAGCGGTCGTAAACTTCGTCTGCGTAACAAAGGTCTGGGAACTGGTTCGAACAAAGGTGACCAATTTGTGCGTATTAAAGTTGTTGTTCCTGAATCCACTACAGATAAGCAAAAAGAACTTTGGGAAGAGCTTTCAAAAGAATTTGAAGACTTTACCCCTCGTGAATTCTAG
- a CDS encoding low specificity L-threonine aldolase, producing the protein MINFASDNYSGVHPRIMQALAAANEGCACAYGDDTYTADADSAFKALFGDNIASYIMVNGTGANVLGLSALMRPYHAVVCSAMAHINVDETGAPENVLGSKLLTVESKDGKLTPKDVEQFLFAKGVVHHSQPKVISITQSTEYGAVYTPEEVKALGDFAREHDMYLHMDGARIANAAAALGVDVTAFTRDAGVHVLSFGGTKNGLMFGEAIVFFDPKLAEGFEYLRKQNLQLLSKMRYASCQFKELLCDGLWLETARNSNAMAKRLAEGLADVAGVTICNKVDVNSVFAIISPEHQEELHKQFAFYEWDECTHEVRLVCSFDTSEQDVDSFVAAAKAICG; encoded by the coding sequence GTGATTAACTTTGCCAGTGATAACTATTCTGGAGTGCATCCACGTATTATGCAGGCTCTTGCCGCTGCAAACGAAGGTTGTGCCTGTGCGTACGGTGATGACACATATACAGCAGATGCCGATTCTGCCTTTAAGGCATTGTTCGGGGATAATATTGCTTCTTATATAATGGTTAACGGAACGGGCGCTAATGTACTCGGATTGTCTGCCCTTATGAGACCGTATCATGCAGTCGTATGTTCAGCCATGGCGCATATTAATGTTGATGAAACAGGCGCTCCCGAAAATGTTCTTGGCAGTAAGCTTCTTACTGTAGAGTCAAAAGACGGTAAGCTTACCCCGAAAGATGTTGAGCAGTTCCTTTTTGCAAAGGGTGTTGTTCATCATAGTCAGCCAAAAGTTATTTCTATTACCCAGTCCACTGAATACGGTGCTGTGTATACGCCTGAAGAAGTAAAAGCACTGGGTGATTTTGCTCGTGAACACGACATGTACTTGCATATGGATGGCGCCCGCATTGCGAACGCTGCCGCAGCACTAGGTGTAGATGTTACCGCGTTTACTCGTGATGCCGGTGTGCACGTACTTTCTTTTGGTGGCACTAAAAACGGTCTGATGTTTGGTGAAGCCATTGTCTTCTTCGATCCAAAACTCGCGGAAGGTTTTGAATACCTGCGTAAGCAGAATCTACAGTTGCTTTCCAAAATGCGTTACGCATCCTGTCAGTTTAAAGAACTACTGTGTGACGGCTTGTGGCTTGAAACTGCTCGTAATTCGAATGCAATGGCAAAACGCCTTGCGGAAGGTCTTGCGGATGTTGCCGGTGTTACGATTTGCAATAAGGTAGACGTAAACTCTGTATTTGCCATTATCAGCCCAGAGCATCAGGAAGAGTTGCATAAGCAATTCGCATTCTATGAATGGGATGAATGCACCCATGAGGTTCGCCTAGTTTGTTCTTTTGATACAAGTGAACAGGATGTGGATAGTTTTGTTGCCGCAGCAAAAGCTATTTGCGGATAG